In Actinoplanes sp. NBC_00393, a single genomic region encodes these proteins:
- a CDS encoding DedA family protein — translation MGGITDLISDWVFRLVDALGAIGVGLLLFLETVIPPIPSELILPLAGFRARDGDLNVFAVWTTATLGALAGALVLYYVGALLGYDRLHALAGKRWFVLATRADVERGYALFNKYGSWLVLGARCVPIVRSLISLPAGVARMPLSRFVLFTAIGSGIWNGALIGAGWLLADNWERVEGYLGPVSKVVLALGVAFVIFLVVRRLLARKRALAAGVDPAEADVDGRPAPDFDGFGSPNQYPTTPHPARGVARVMNHRP, via the coding sequence GTGGGTGGCATCACCGACTTGATCAGTGACTGGGTCTTCCGGCTCGTCGACGCGCTCGGCGCGATCGGCGTCGGCCTGCTGCTCTTCCTCGAGACCGTCATCCCGCCGATCCCCTCGGAACTGATCCTGCCGCTGGCCGGCTTCCGGGCGCGCGACGGCGACCTGAACGTCTTCGCCGTCTGGACCACCGCCACCCTCGGCGCCCTGGCCGGCGCGCTCGTCCTCTACTACGTCGGCGCCCTGCTCGGCTACGACCGCCTGCATGCGCTGGCCGGCAAGCGCTGGTTCGTGCTGGCCACCCGGGCGGACGTCGAGCGGGGTTACGCGCTCTTCAACAAGTACGGCTCCTGGCTGGTGCTGGGCGCCCGCTGCGTCCCGATCGTCCGCAGCCTGATCTCGCTGCCGGCGGGCGTCGCCCGGATGCCGCTGAGCCGGTTCGTCCTGTTCACCGCCATCGGCAGCGGCATCTGGAACGGCGCCCTGATCGGCGCGGGCTGGCTGCTCGCCGACAACTGGGAGCGTGTCGAGGGCTACCTCGGCCCGGTGTCGAAGGTCGTGCTGGCGCTCGGCGTCGCCTTCGTCATCTTCCTGGTGGTCCGCCGGCTGCTGGCCCGCAAACGCGCCCTGGCCGCCGGCGTCGACCCGGCCGAGGCGGACGTCGACGGCCGCCCCGCGCCGGACTTCGACGGCTTCGGCAGCCCGAACCAGTACCCGACGACCCCGCACCCGGCCCGCGGCGTGGCCCGCGTGATGAACCACCGTCCCTAG
- a CDS encoding nuclear transport factor 2 family protein, which produces MTTPTSIEPAQLPATIRDYLAAHAAGDAEAALRAFAPTAEVADQGQTFRGTGEILGFLREAGAEFSYTTELIGAQRIDDARWVATNRLEGDFPGGVAELNYRFTLDGDLITELVIAP; this is translated from the coding sequence ATGACCACACCGACCAGCATCGAACCCGCTCAGCTGCCCGCCACGATCCGCGACTACCTCGCGGCGCACGCCGCCGGCGATGCCGAGGCCGCCCTGCGCGCCTTCGCCCCGACCGCCGAGGTTGCTGATCAGGGCCAGACCTTCCGTGGGACCGGCGAGATCCTCGGTTTTCTGCGTGAGGCCGGCGCGGAGTTCAGCTACACGACCGAACTGATCGGCGCGCAGCGCATCGACGACGCGCGCTGGGTGGCGACCAACCGCCTGGAGGGCGACTTTCCGGGCGGGGTCGCCGAGCTGAACTACCGCTTCACGCTCGACGGCGATCTGATCACCGAGCTGGTCATCGCTCCCTGA
- a CDS encoding MerR family transcriptional regulator, with translation MLAIGEFSRLTHLSVRTLRRYHEAGLLQPATVDDATGYRYYSADQIPVAQIIHRLRELDVPLPDVQRILRSPDPGTRGTLVANHLRRLESELDRTRAAVASLRRLLQPEPTPLDVELRAVPATTVAAIEDDVDHDYVVAWYAGAMAELDALLGEPTGVPGGLYDNVLFENGHGHVLVYRPTLEPPHRGRVHPVTLPAVELAVTTHAGEHDDIDVTYGELGTWVVDNALAVAGPVREHYVVGPRDTPDPAAWRTEIGWPVFRVTRRRRYDKSL, from the coding sequence ATGCTGGCGATCGGCGAGTTCTCCCGACTGACGCATCTGAGCGTGCGTACGCTGCGCCGCTACCACGAAGCAGGCCTGCTCCAACCCGCGACCGTGGACGACGCGACCGGCTACCGCTACTACAGCGCGGACCAGATCCCGGTCGCTCAGATCATCCACCGCCTGCGCGAGCTCGACGTCCCGCTGCCGGACGTGCAGCGCATCCTGCGCTCCCCGGACCCCGGCACGCGGGGCACCCTCGTCGCGAACCACCTGCGACGCCTCGAATCGGAGCTGGACCGTACCCGCGCCGCCGTCGCGTCGCTGCGCCGGCTGCTGCAGCCGGAGCCGACACCGCTCGACGTCGAGTTGCGTGCCGTCCCGGCCACCACGGTCGCCGCGATCGAGGACGACGTCGACCACGACTACGTCGTCGCCTGGTACGCCGGCGCGATGGCCGAGCTGGACGCCCTGCTCGGCGAACCGACCGGCGTTCCCGGCGGCCTGTACGACAACGTGCTGTTCGAAAACGGCCACGGCCACGTCCTCGTCTACCGCCCGACGCTGGAACCACCGCACCGGGGCCGGGTACACCCGGTGACCCTGCCGGCCGTCGAACTGGCCGTCACGACGCACGCCGGAGAGCACGACGACATCGACGTCACCTACGGCGAACTCGGCACCTGGGTGGTCGACAACGCGCTCGCCGTGGCCGGCCCGGTCCGCGAGCACTACGTGGTCGGCCCCCGCGACACGCCGGACCCGGCCGCCTGGCGTACCGAGATCGGTTGGCCCGTCTTCCGGGTAACCCGGCGCCGCCGCTATGACAAATCACTCTGA
- a CDS encoding polymorphic toxin-type HINT domain-containing protein, producing MTASLAAVLLGTLLHAPPALALAPAPAASESTAPTIQIPPLVTESWNGTTGVDLMAERWRKAVADIAALTPEPEVRDAALAALTTGDSATIQKFATVDKPALDKQVAARKKQEAADNLAKIQALKGTGGPYFNAEVERVLAGTDSDRAAFLAYGADITRDRDAKVAADAAERAATLRKRVELIAATAPAETHVKRAAQAAANGDDAAINAFLATGYLEAAKADAAEREQYLKDLEARNKAAEELTDLAQKSAKANAARTRLLAAHGESVRALQQASNAMAAAANAARHATRVLAGSGTAASKSTELAAANAETKRQLGYAQTAATEAERSAQVATTAAGDIVETGLEYGVEWADISQGMSQAAAAAAGAAQTAAHATDATVATNNAQGAQAQAEAHAQQAIKWRQHAEEHAKSAAKLAAAAAKQATAAKTAAARTAKAREQAQAAERAAWAAAERTRAQREIAESQAAEAKRQRQIAEAERAEAERQNGIAQQQAAVARSQRAAAEAQAAVANAARRRADAADQAAGAAAGRAWDQEGRARVARDEAYAAERAEQSAKARAAALRAGAASAATEAERQEAQRQADQADVEAGTAGSAARSARSAANGATGAAANARAAANRAQQAAENAFAAAEAAEAAAAAADAAADKAEAGARQTHAARLRADAKAAEATAQEVKAARAAQAAVSLAEQAADEAVKALWAADRTKQEAEAATTEAVAAATQADIAVTAAAAARASSAGIAAPADTAIGMVSPFTGSDIDADFVQLVAEQAASIGAEQAAAASQRAAEALVAAQRAQEAADTANEQVKPAYTAAAQAARSAADAAASAAEAKKAAAQAAADGAAARTAAASARRADAQARADAAAARAAANAAANDARIAGQAAQAAQSAANAAASAATAAENDAAAARGAASRAEADAAAAQRAADSAQEYADSAKIAADSAVQLAAEAQQAAARAEEADRRRAAEALANGIADTGGLPEGEAEQALLESLTEEERAAYLAAKEEAGKGLMEFLQENAWELFEELSGLGDIKKCVMEGNVEACLWTLVGMLPIGKILGASAKLAKLAPKLLRFLDGVKAARRKVEELIASVRNRNGCPVLNLPRTNSFVPGTPVLLAGGASKPIEDIRVGDLVVATDPVTGVTRPERVLETFTRTSRKVLVDLRVDTDGAAGDRTATITATDNHPFWAPNLGEWVEAGDIIAGLELLNASGERVEVEAVRERRRWATVHNLSVANLHTYYVVPGGMAVLVHNVTPIPCGPVFPTTGTIPTRKPAVVGNANGSHDYKENFFSQNTEFDKLRGKVVVHHAIEQGIVKKYPGMFTADELHSVENLRGIPKGAINSNIHLSAIRLSWNAFYKANPNATKQQVLDHATKVDDMLGQWFEPRIR from the coding sequence GTGACGGCTTCGCTGGCCGCCGTGCTGCTCGGCACCTTGCTGCACGCGCCGCCGGCCCTGGCGCTGGCGCCGGCACCGGCGGCGAGCGAGAGCACCGCCCCGACCATCCAGATTCCGCCGCTGGTGACCGAGTCGTGGAACGGCACGACCGGTGTGGACCTGATGGCGGAGCGGTGGCGCAAGGCCGTCGCCGACATCGCGGCGCTGACCCCCGAGCCGGAGGTCCGCGACGCGGCGCTGGCCGCACTGACCACCGGAGACTCGGCGACCATCCAGAAGTTCGCGACGGTCGACAAGCCGGCGCTGGACAAGCAGGTCGCGGCCCGCAAGAAGCAGGAGGCTGCCGACAACCTGGCGAAGATCCAGGCGCTGAAGGGCACCGGCGGGCCGTATTTCAACGCCGAGGTGGAGCGGGTTCTCGCCGGCACCGACAGTGACCGGGCGGCGTTCCTGGCCTACGGCGCTGACATCACCCGTGACCGCGACGCCAAGGTGGCCGCGGACGCCGCCGAGCGCGCCGCGACCCTGCGCAAGCGGGTCGAGCTGATCGCCGCGACGGCGCCGGCCGAGACCCATGTGAAACGGGCCGCGCAGGCGGCGGCGAACGGTGACGACGCGGCGATCAACGCGTTCCTGGCGACCGGTTATCTGGAGGCGGCCAAGGCGGACGCGGCCGAGCGCGAGCAGTACCTGAAGGACCTCGAAGCCCGCAATAAAGCCGCCGAGGAACTGACGGATCTGGCGCAGAAGTCGGCGAAGGCCAACGCGGCGCGTACCCGGCTGCTGGCCGCGCACGGCGAGAGCGTGAGGGCGTTGCAGCAGGCGTCCAATGCGATGGCCGCGGCGGCGAACGCCGCCCGGCACGCGACGCGGGTGCTGGCCGGTTCGGGCACGGCGGCGTCGAAGTCGACGGAGCTCGCGGCAGCAAATGCCGAGACCAAACGACAGCTGGGGTACGCGCAGACGGCCGCTACCGAGGCGGAGCGCTCCGCTCAGGTGGCGACGACGGCGGCCGGCGACATCGTGGAAACGGGCCTGGAGTACGGCGTCGAGTGGGCCGACATCTCCCAGGGCATGAGCCAGGCCGCCGCCGCGGCGGCCGGCGCCGCCCAGACCGCCGCGCACGCCACCGACGCCACCGTCGCGACCAACAACGCGCAGGGCGCGCAGGCACAGGCCGAGGCCCACGCGCAGCAGGCCATCAAGTGGCGTCAGCACGCCGAGGAACACGCGAAGTCGGCGGCGAAGCTGGCCGCCGCGGCTGCCAAGCAGGCCACCGCCGCCAAGACCGCGGCCGCCCGTACCGCCAAGGCCCGCGAGCAGGCCCAGGCCGCCGAGAGGGCGGCGTGGGCCGCGGCGGAACGCACCCGGGCGCAGCGCGAGATCGCCGAGTCGCAGGCCGCGGAGGCGAAGCGGCAGCGGCAGATCGCCGAGGCCGAACGTGCCGAGGCGGAGCGGCAGAACGGCATCGCCCAGCAGCAGGCCGCGGTGGCCCGGTCGCAACGGGCCGCCGCGGAGGCACAGGCGGCCGTCGCGAATGCGGCACGGCGCCGTGCTGACGCAGCGGATCAGGCCGCCGGGGCCGCCGCGGGACGCGCCTGGGACCAGGAGGGCCGGGCTCGCGTCGCTCGTGACGAGGCCTACGCGGCGGAGCGCGCGGAACAGAGCGCGAAGGCCAGGGCGGCTGCCCTGCGGGCGGGCGCGGCCAGCGCTGCTACCGAGGCCGAGCGGCAGGAGGCGCAGCGGCAGGCCGACCAGGCCGACGTGGAGGCCGGTACGGCCGGTTCCGCCGCGCGATCGGCCCGATCGGCGGCCAACGGGGCGACCGGCGCCGCGGCCAACGCGCGCGCCGCGGCCAACCGGGCCCAGCAGGCTGCCGAGAACGCGTTCGCGGCCGCCGAAGCCGCCGAGGCGGCAGCAGCCGCCGCGGACGCCGCGGCCGACAAGGCGGAGGCCGGCGCCCGGCAGACCCACGCGGCCCGGTTGCGGGCGGACGCCAAGGCGGCGGAAGCCACCGCGCAGGAGGTCAAGGCCGCCCGCGCAGCGCAGGCGGCGGTGAGCCTGGCGGAGCAGGCAGCCGATGAGGCGGTCAAGGCGTTGTGGGCCGCCGACCGCACCAAGCAGGAGGCTGAGGCGGCAACGACCGAGGCGGTCGCCGCAGCGACCCAGGCGGACATCGCGGTCACCGCCGCAGCCGCGGCACGGGCGTCCTCGGCGGGTATCGCCGCGCCGGCCGACACCGCGATCGGCATGGTCTCGCCGTTCACCGGAAGCGACATCGACGCTGACTTCGTCCAGTTGGTCGCCGAGCAGGCCGCGTCCATCGGCGCGGAGCAGGCGGCCGCGGCGTCCCAGCGGGCTGCCGAGGCGCTGGTCGCGGCGCAGCGTGCGCAGGAGGCGGCGGACACGGCGAACGAGCAGGTCAAGCCGGCGTACACCGCAGCCGCTCAGGCGGCCCGCTCGGCAGCCGACGCGGCTGCGTCCGCTGCTGAGGCGAAGAAGGCGGCGGCGCAGGCTGCCGCCGATGGGGCAGCCGCCCGTACCGCCGCGGCCAGCGCCAGGCGTGCGGATGCGCAGGCCCGTGCCGACGCGGCTGCGGCCCGCGCGGCCGCGAACGCGGCTGCCAACGACGCCCGGATCGCCGGGCAGGCCGCCCAGGCGGCGCAGTCCGCGGCCAATGCCGCGGCATCAGCGGCGACGGCTGCCGAGAACGACGCGGCCGCGGCACGGGGTGCGGCGAGCCGGGCGGAGGCCGACGCTGCGGCGGCGCAGCGGGCAGCCGACAGCGCGCAGGAGTACGCGGATTCGGCCAAGATCGCAGCCGACAGTGCGGTGCAACTCGCCGCCGAGGCACAGCAGGCCGCCGCGCGCGCCGAGGAAGCCGACCGCAGGCGGGCCGCCGAGGCGCTCGCCAACGGCATCGCCGACACCGGCGGGCTGCCCGAGGGCGAGGCCGAGCAGGCGCTGCTCGAGTCGCTGACCGAGGAGGAGCGGGCGGCGTACCTGGCGGCGAAGGAGGAGGCCGGCAAGGGCCTGATGGAGTTCCTCCAGGAGAACGCCTGGGAGCTGTTCGAGGAGCTGTCCGGTCTCGGCGACATCAAGAAGTGCGTGATGGAGGGCAATGTCGAGGCCTGCCTGTGGACGCTCGTCGGGATGCTCCCGATCGGGAAGATCCTCGGCGCCTCGGCGAAGCTGGCCAAGCTGGCGCCGAAGCTGCTGCGCTTCCTCGACGGCGTCAAGGCCGCTCGCCGCAAGGTCGAGGAGCTGATCGCGTCCGTCCGGAACCGCAACGGCTGCCCGGTGCTCAACCTGCCGCGGACCAACAGCTTCGTTCCCGGTACGCCGGTGCTGCTCGCCGGCGGTGCCAGTAAGCCGATCGAGGACATACGCGTCGGCGACCTGGTCGTCGCCACCGATCCGGTGACCGGTGTGACCAGGCCGGAGCGGGTTCTGGAGACGTTCACCCGTACCAGTAGGAAGGTCCTCGTTGATCTGAGGGTCGACACGGACGGCGCCGCAGGCGACCGGACCGCGACCATCACCGCCACCGACAACCACCCGTTCTGGGCGCCGAACCTGGGCGAGTGGGTCGAGGCGGGCGACATCATCGCGGGTCTCGAGTTGCTGAACGCGTCCGGCGAACGCGTCGAGGTCGAGGCTGTCCGGGAGCGCCGCCGGTGGGCGACGGTCCACAACCTGTCGGTCGCCAACCTGCACACGTACTACGTGGTGCCGGGCGGCATGGCTGTGCTCGTCCACAACGTCACCCCGATTCCCTGCGGCCCGGTCTTCCCGACGACTGGCACGATTCCGACCCGCAAGCCGGCGGTCGTCGGAAACGCAAACGGTAGCCACGACTACAAGGAGAACTTCTTCTCGCAGAACACTGAATTCGACAAGCTTCGCGGCAAGGTGGTGGTCCACCATGCGATCGAGCAGGGGATCGTGAAGAAGTACCCGGGCATGTTCACCGCGGACGAACTGCATTCCGTGGAGAACCTGCGCGGTATCCCGAAGGGCGCGATCAACAGCAACATCCACCTCAGCGCCATCCGGCTGTCCTGGAACGCCTTCTACAAAGCGAACCCGAATGCCACCAAGCAGCAGGTGCTCGACCACGCGACCAAGGTCGACGACATGCTGGGCCAGTGGTTCGAACCGAGGATCAGGTGA
- a CDS encoding FG-GAP-like repeat-containing protein — protein MPRNPYGIVGRRILAAGVVTATIFAAAPAAAVAAPTVLPVSAAAAADPYDQKLAVLAKFGLSDRFQLLELDDRSFVIEVWRILKDNADHAEVVVAAELAFTTGAEASTEFIVTGVYAAYDRDVAREQTEAEAKRKSDEARATAAAAIGIVAGEELLSGDDANFARLIWNHVENDKDWPKVKAAADAAWKGTDAQRTEFIATGLAAAAKQDTDDRIIADAERTEAEKAAALARAAKQFAANRIGLPVTEELLALPYRDLVVTVLNHAVDGTHVDRAAFTAVSSLDEAVWKAFVNTGIHEAKDRDIADEIAARRAEERRLVQEILARAEKAGGINMAKAARDALAGTPDDISTFLHEGQYDVGADLPVKKGDAEHGSVRWADFDGDGRDDFIHVEDSGAVYVYINRKTGGFKALGKVHNGSTPDRNRVRFADWDGDKKADYLFFDVEGNMYATLNRGGLNAGGWVYRGRFGKAATLDHSRSRFADFDGDGKDDYMFLDVEGGIYAWLNRGGEGAGGWVNRGLVHKGATKDTTRSRFADFDGDGKADYIFFDVEGASYAAINKGGDGAGGWQSRGQIHKGSTKDTTRARFADLDGDKKVDYVFYDVTGNVYGALNRGGEGAGGWAAFPRDY, from the coding sequence ATGCCTAGAAATCCCTATGGGATCGTCGGCCGGCGGATCCTGGCTGCCGGCGTCGTCACGGCGACGATCTTTGCGGCGGCGCCCGCTGCCGCTGTCGCCGCGCCTACGGTGCTGCCGGTTTCGGCGGCAGCTGCAGCCGATCCGTACGACCAGAAGCTCGCTGTGCTGGCCAAGTTCGGCCTCAGCGACCGGTTCCAGCTGCTCGAGCTCGACGACCGCAGCTTCGTCATCGAGGTGTGGCGGATCCTCAAGGACAACGCCGACCACGCGGAAGTGGTTGTCGCCGCTGAGCTGGCCTTCACCACGGGCGCCGAGGCGTCCACCGAGTTCATCGTCACGGGGGTCTACGCCGCCTACGACCGGGACGTCGCGCGGGAGCAGACTGAGGCCGAGGCCAAGCGGAAGAGCGACGAGGCCCGCGCCACGGCTGCGGCGGCGATCGGGATCGTCGCCGGGGAGGAGTTGCTCAGCGGGGACGACGCCAACTTCGCCCGGCTGATCTGGAACCACGTCGAGAACGACAAGGACTGGCCGAAGGTCAAGGCTGCCGCCGACGCCGCGTGGAAGGGCACCGACGCGCAGCGGACCGAGTTCATCGCGACCGGCCTCGCCGCCGCCGCCAAGCAGGACACCGACGACCGCATCATCGCGGACGCGGAACGGACCGAGGCGGAGAAGGCCGCCGCGCTCGCCAGGGCCGCGAAGCAGTTCGCCGCCAACCGGATCGGGCTGCCGGTCACCGAGGAACTGCTCGCCCTGCCGTACCGCGACCTCGTCGTGACCGTCCTGAACCACGCGGTCGACGGCACGCACGTGGACCGGGCCGCCTTCACCGCCGTGAGCAGCCTCGACGAGGCGGTGTGGAAGGCGTTCGTCAACACCGGCATCCACGAGGCCAAGGACCGCGACATCGCGGACGAGATCGCGGCGCGGCGGGCCGAGGAGCGCCGCCTCGTCCAGGAGATCCTCGCCCGTGCCGAGAAGGCCGGCGGGATCAACATGGCGAAGGCCGCGCGCGATGCGCTCGCCGGGACCCCCGACGACATCTCCACGTTCCTCCACGAGGGCCAGTACGACGTCGGCGCGGACCTGCCGGTCAAGAAGGGCGACGCCGAGCACGGCAGCGTCCGCTGGGCGGACTTCGACGGCGACGGCCGCGACGACTTCATCCACGTCGAGGACAGCGGAGCGGTGTACGTCTACATCAACCGCAAGACCGGCGGCTTCAAGGCCCTGGGCAAGGTGCACAACGGCAGCACCCCGGACCGCAACCGGGTCCGTTTCGCCGACTGGGACGGCGACAAGAAGGCCGACTACCTCTTCTTCGACGTCGAGGGCAACATGTACGCCACCCTCAACCGCGGTGGTCTCAACGCCGGCGGCTGGGTGTACCGGGGCAGGTTCGGCAAGGCCGCCACCCTCGATCACAGCCGGTCCCGGTTCGCCGACTTCGACGGCGACGGCAAGGACGACTACATGTTCCTCGACGTGGAGGGCGGCATCTACGCCTGGCTGAACCGGGGCGGCGAGGGCGCCGGCGGCTGGGTGAACCGTGGGCTGGTCCACAAGGGCGCCACCAAGGACACCACCCGGTCCCGGTTCGCTGACTTCGACGGCGACGGCAAGGCGGACTACATCTTCTTCGACGTCGAAGGCGCCTCCTACGCCGCCATCAACAAGGGCGGCGACGGTGCGGGCGGCTGGCAGTCCCGTGGACAGATCCACAAGGGCTCGACCAAGGACACCACCCGGGCCCGGTTCGCCGACCTCGACGGCGACAAGAAGGTCGACTACGTGTTCTACGACGTCACCGGCAACGTCTACGGCGCGCTCAACCGTGGCGGCGAAGGCGCCGGCGGCTGGGCGGCATTCCCCCGCGACTACTGA
- a CDS encoding ABC transporter ATP-binding protein gives MTALEVRNLHKRYGQHIAVDDVSFTVDEGEVFGIIGSNGAGKTTTVECIAGLRTPDSGSISVLGLDPIKDRAEVRERLGVQLQESSLPDAIRVAEALELYSSFYRNPADWRELMELLGLTEKRNTRYKALSGGQKQRLSIALTLVGGPKVAILDELTTGLDPQARRDTWGLIKRVRDTGVTILLVTHFMDEAERLCDRIAVIDGGRVAAVDTPAGLIAQSSAMQVVAEGLRAGRRNLDDAFVALTRRVPQSPETSESRTD, from the coding sequence GTGACCGCATTGGAAGTACGGAATCTGCACAAGCGCTACGGGCAGCACATTGCCGTCGACGACGTCTCTTTCACCGTTGATGAGGGCGAGGTCTTCGGCATCATCGGGTCCAACGGCGCCGGCAAGACGACAACCGTCGAGTGCATCGCCGGCCTGCGAACACCCGACTCGGGCTCGATCTCTGTGCTGGGACTCGACCCGATCAAGGACCGGGCGGAGGTACGCGAGCGACTCGGCGTGCAACTGCAGGAGAGCAGTCTCCCGGACGCGATCAGGGTCGCCGAAGCCCTCGAGCTCTACAGCTCCTTCTACCGGAACCCCGCCGACTGGCGCGAGCTCATGGAACTCCTCGGTCTCACCGAGAAGCGCAACACGCGGTACAAGGCTCTCTCGGGTGGGCAGAAGCAGCGGCTCTCGATCGCGCTCACTCTGGTCGGCGGTCCGAAGGTCGCGATTCTGGACGAGCTCACGACCGGACTGGACCCGCAGGCGCGGCGCGACACCTGGGGCCTCATCAAGCGGGTCCGTGACACGGGCGTCACGATTCTCCTCGTCACGCACTTCATGGATGAAGCGGAGCGCCTCTGCGACCGGATCGCCGTCATCGACGGTGGCCGGGTTGCCGCAGTGGACACGCCCGCAGGGCTGATCGCGCAGTCGAGCGCGATGCAGGTCGTGGCGGAGGGTCTCCGCGCCGGCCGGCGCAACCTCGACGACGCGTTCGTGGCCTTGACGCGACGCGTCCCGCAATCCCCGGAAACCTCCGAGAGCAGGACTGACTGA
- a CDS encoding ABC transporter permease, with amino-acid sequence MVKIETKLFLRDSATVMFGVLFPAGLLLGLGAIPALRESSPDTGGLRAIDIWAPTALVFGMVMIAVQHVPAVIATYRERGVLRRLSTTPVHPRSVLLAQMIVAFASVVVSAALLIFLAWAVLGIAPIERPLEFAVAFIVGYAALLGIGMISAAVARTSSAANQVGTFLFVALMFFGGAFLPRVLMPDVLREAGEFLPPGLQALTAAWSAEAGEITATAGGQPFWLQIAVMAGIAVIASAIAAKLFRWE; translated from the coding sequence ATGGTCAAGATCGAGACGAAACTCTTCCTTCGGGACTCTGCCACCGTCATGTTCGGTGTGCTGTTCCCGGCGGGACTCCTGCTCGGGCTGGGAGCCATCCCGGCGCTCAGAGAGTCGTCGCCCGACACCGGCGGACTGCGGGCCATCGACATCTGGGCGCCGACCGCACTGGTGTTCGGCATGGTGATGATCGCCGTGCAGCACGTTCCGGCGGTGATCGCGACGTATCGTGAGCGCGGCGTCCTGCGCAGGCTGTCGACCACTCCCGTGCATCCGCGGAGTGTCCTGCTCGCGCAGATGATCGTCGCGTTCGCCTCCGTGGTCGTCTCCGCGGCACTCCTGATCTTCCTCGCGTGGGCGGTGCTGGGCATCGCGCCGATCGAGCGGCCCCTGGAGTTCGCCGTCGCCTTCATCGTGGGCTATGCGGCGCTGCTCGGGATCGGCATGATCTCCGCGGCCGTGGCGCGCACGAGCAGTGCCGCGAACCAGGTCGGCACCTTCCTGTTCGTCGCGCTGATGTTCTTCGGCGGAGCCTTCCTGCCCCGTGTCCTCATGCCCGACGTGCTGCGCGAGGCCGGCGAATTCCTGCCGCCGGGGCTGCAGGCACTCACCGCGGCGTGGTCCGCCGAAGCGGGCGAGATCACCGCCACCGCGGGTGGGCAGCCCTTCTGGCTGCAGATCGCCGTGATGGCGGGTATCGCAGTGATCGCGAGCGCGATCGCCGCTAAGCTCTTCCGCTGGGAGTAG
- a CDS encoding sensor histidine kinase, which translates to MSMMRDAGAGERPSLGAHGSVVAADAETANRSRLAWKEEQLRVWDLLQLITPWLLLTISTAIYFSLVLPASGERFWPEGATVLGLVAVAVLWVLLGHTLPIKRRTLRPVSAGVFFVGLLALCVTLMTYSDIFVVFTIAGFFHAYLLRPWPLGVLAVLATSVALNGSAMDVWADPAPDVLAEFILIAAVQTAAIGVGILLTARSEPEERKREELVERLEAALHENAGLHAQLVAQARESGAQDERQRLAGEIHDTLAQGLAGIITQLQAAERSASLRGETEEHVARALRLARSSLTEARRSVQALVPQELGRAHLPDALRTLTERWSQDQGISAQIEVTGTREPLSPAIEVSLFRVAQESLTNVAKHADASRVGVTLSYTGPEVLLDVRDDGRGFAEGAGTGFGLTSMRQRIRGVGGHVEVQSAPGEGTSVSARVPAIAPGGTRAVGETGR; encoded by the coding sequence ATGTCGATGATGCGGGATGCCGGGGCCGGTGAGCGCCCGAGCCTCGGGGCGCACGGATCCGTCGTCGCGGCAGACGCGGAGACTGCGAATCGCTCCCGGTTGGCCTGGAAAGAGGAGCAGCTGCGGGTCTGGGACCTTCTGCAGTTGATCACACCGTGGCTACTGCTGACGATATCGACGGCAATCTATTTCTCGTTGGTTCTTCCGGCCTCCGGCGAACGCTTCTGGCCCGAGGGCGCGACCGTCCTCGGGCTCGTCGCGGTCGCGGTGCTGTGGGTGCTGCTCGGTCACACGCTTCCCATCAAGAGGAGGACGCTCCGGCCGGTGTCGGCGGGCGTCTTCTTCGTCGGGCTGCTGGCGCTGTGCGTCACCCTCATGACGTACTCCGACATCTTCGTCGTGTTCACCATTGCGGGCTTCTTCCACGCGTACCTGCTCAGGCCGTGGCCGTTGGGTGTGCTCGCAGTCCTGGCCACCTCGGTTGCTCTCAACGGCTCGGCGATGGACGTGTGGGCCGACCCGGCCCCGGACGTGCTCGCGGAGTTCATCCTGATCGCCGCCGTGCAGACCGCGGCGATCGGGGTGGGCATCCTGCTGACGGCGCGCAGCGAACCCGAGGAGCGCAAACGGGAGGAACTCGTCGAGCGACTCGAGGCGGCACTGCACGAGAACGCCGGGCTCCATGCGCAACTGGTCGCCCAGGCCCGCGAATCCGGGGCGCAGGACGAGCGGCAGCGGCTGGCCGGCGAAATCCACGACACGCTGGCCCAGGGCCTCGCCGGCATCATCACACAGCTCCAGGCAGCGGAGCGTTCCGCGAGTCTGCGGGGCGAGACGGAAGAGCACGTCGCGCGGGCACTCCGGCTTGCGCGCAGCAGTCTGACCGAGGCCAGACGATCCGTGCAGGCACTCGTCCCTCAGGAACTCGGGCGAGCACACCTCCCCGACGCGCTGCGCACGTTGACCGAGCGATGGTCGCAGGACCAGGGGATCAGCGCGCAGATCGAGGTCACCGGCACCCGGGAGCCGCTGAGCCCGGCGATCGAGGTGTCGCTCTTCCGGGTCGCGCAGGAGTCGCTGACCAACGTCGCGAAGCACGCGGACGCCTCGCGCGTCGGTGTCACGCTGTCGTACACGGGTCCCGAGGTGCTGTTGGACGTGCGGGACGATGGACGCGGGTTCGCGGAAGGGGCCGGCACCGGCTTCGGCCTGACGAGCATGCGCCAGCGCATCAGAGGAGTCGGCGGTCACGTGGAGGTGCAGAGCGCACCGGGTGAAGGGACATCCGTCAGCGCACGCGTTCCGGCGATCGCCCCCGGGGGCACGAGAGCAGTGGGGGAGACCGGCCGATGA